The Solirubrobacter pauli genomic sequence TAGGACGACACGATCGCCACGTTGCGGCGCTCGGCGCCCATCAGGTGGGCCTTGTCGTCCGGTCCGCAGGCGGCGAAGCCGTGCGCGAGGTTCGCGCAGCCCAACGCTCCACGGGCGGGACCTTCGGCCGCCGCCGCACGCATCCGCTGGACGTACGAGGAACGGCTCTCTACCGATCGCTCGACGATGCGCGTAGTGACCTCGGCAATGACGGGGTGCACGCTCATGCCCAAGGACGGTACTGGCGCAAGCGCTTGCGCGCAAGCGCTTGCGCAACTCGTTTACACTTTTGGGGTGGTCACCATGGCCCAGGTCGCGAAGCTCGCGGGCGTCTCCGTGACGACGGTCTCGCACGTGATCAACGGCACCCGTCCGGCCAGCGAGGCCACCCGCGCCGCGGTGCAGGCCGCGATCGATCGCACCGGATACCGGCCCAATACGCTGGCGCGCGCCCTTGCCCGCGGTGGGACGCAGTCGCTGGGGCTCGCGATCTCGGGCCTCTCGAACCCGTACTTCATGGACGTGGTGGCCGCGGTGGAGGCCGCCGCGGGCGTCGCCGGCCACACCCTGCTGCTCGGCGACACGCGTGAGGACCCCGAGCACGAGCTGCGGATCGTGCGCACGCTCGCCGAGCGCCAGGTCGACGGCCTGCTGCTCGCGCCCTCGGTCGGCGCGCTGGAGACGACGCTCCCCTGGCTCGAGTCGGCCGAGGTGCCGGTCGTCCTGCTCGACCGCTTCCTCGACGTCCCGCTCGACCAGGTCGGCTGCGACAACGAGCAGCCCACCGCGAAGCTCGTCGACCACCTGATCGAGGTCGGCCACACGCGGATCGCCATGGCCATCGGCATCCCGGGCCTGTCCACCACCGACGAGCGCGTCCGCGGATACCGGATGGCGCTCGACCGCGCCGGCGTGCCCTTCGACCCCGATCTCGTCGCCGACGGCGGCTCCCAGCGCGACCAGGCCCGCGAGGCCATGCACGCCCTCCTGGACCTCGACGAGCCGCCCACCGCCGTGGTCAGCGGCAACAACTTCATGACCATCGGCCTCCTGCGCGCGATCAACGAACGCGGCCTGCGCGTTCCCGACGACATCGCCCTCGTGGCCTTCGACGACTTCGAGTGGGCCGACCTCTTCGCCCCGCGCCTGACGGTCATCCGCCAGCCGACGAGCGAGCTGGGCTCACGCGCGGTCGAGTTGCTGCTCTCACGCCTCGAGGACCCGTCGGCGCCGATCCGCCACGAGCGCCTGGACGCGACCTTCGTGCACCGCGACTCGTGCGGGTGCCACGCCGCGGCCGGCGCGACCGCTACGGCGTGACCGCGCACAGGGTCTTCCGGTAGACGAAGAGGTCGGCCGGGCGGGTGAGGTCCGGCTCCTCGAAGTCGCGGCGGCCGGTCTGGTGGTAGCCGAGCCGCGAGTACCAGTCGTGCAGCCGGACCTTGCTCGGGTGCGGCGCGCCGCGGGGGATGAGCAGCTCGAGCTCCATCTCGGCGACGTCGTAGGCGCCTTCGGCGAAGGCGATCAGCGCGCGGCCCAGGCCGGAGCCGTGCGCCGCCGGGTCGACCGAGAGCATGCCGAACATCGCGGTCCGCTCGTCCAGGCGCTGGACGCGGACGCAGCCGACGGGGGTGTCGCCGTCCCACGCGACCGCGATCTCGCCCGCCGCGACGAGCTCGTGCATGCGGTCGGCGGTCACGCGTTGCCAGCCGGGCCGCCAGATGCCGACCTCCCCGGTCTCGTAGGCGGCGTTGACGATGCGGGCGAGCTCGGCTTCGACGCCCGCGCCGCCGAAGGCGATCACCCGGCGAGCTCCCGCGCGCGCTCGAGCGCGTCCTCGCGCGTGGTGATGGCGCCCGCGTAGCGGTCCTCCTCGAGCTGGGCGAGGATCGTGCCGAGCTGCTTGCCGGCGGGCACCCCGGCCTCCTTGATCAGCTCGTCGCCGCGGACGAGCGGCCGGATCGGGCCGGCGGCGTCCTCCTCGCGGGCGGCGGCCAGCAGATCGCGCACGACCTCCAGGTGCGCCTCGATCGCGGGGCCGGCGTTGTCGCCGCGGGTGGCGAGGCGGTCGGCGACGGTGAAGATCGTCGTGTCGGCGCTCCACGGCTGGGTGGCGCGCAGGTAGCGCCAGACCGCGCGCCGGTCCAGCGGCCGCTCGTGCACGAGGAACCCGGCGTCGAGGTGGTGGAGCGTGACCGCGGCGACGTAGTCGCGCAGCCGCGTCGAGGCTTTCAGCCGGCCGAGGACGTCGCGCACGAGCTCGGCGCCCGCGGCGTCGTGGCCCATGAACGTGACCCGGCCGCCGTGGAAGCCGCGCGTGGCGGGCTTGGCGGCGTCGTGCAACAGCGCCGCCCAGCGCAGCGCCTCGCCGCGCGTGAGGTCGTCCGAGAGCGGCTCGGCCAGCAGGTCCCGCACGCCCTCGTCCAGCCCCGCGGCGACGGGATCGCGCTGCAGCAGCGCGACGCTGTCGAGCACCTCGAGCGTGTGGTCGTAGACGTCGGCGTGGTGGAAGCGGCTCTGCTCGACCCCGCGCAGCTCGACGAGCTCGGGCAGCACGACCTGCGTGAGCCCGTAGGCCTCCATGACGTCGAGTCCGCGCCGGACCGCGTCGGCCGAGACGACGCGCTTGAGCTCGGCGAACACGCGCTCGGAAGCCACGCGGGCGATCCCGCTCGCATGCTCGGCGGCCGCCGCGCCCGTGGCCGGGTCGATCTCCAACTCGAGCTCGACCGCGATCCGCACGGCCCGCAGGCTCCGCAGCGGGTCCTCCTCGAGCGCCTGTGCGGACACCATCCGCACGACGCGACGCTGCAGGTCCTCCCGCCCGCCGTGCGGGTCGACGAGCTCGCCGCCGCCGAGCGGCTGCGCCATCGCGTTGATCGTGAAGTCGCGGATGGCGAGGTCGGCGAGGATGTCGTCGTCGCGCAGCGTCACCAGGTCCACGTGCCAGGCGTGCTCGGGCGCGACCACGCGCCACGCGCCGAACGCGCCGCTGAGCTGGAACGACGTGCCGCCGGACGCCTTCGCGATCGCCCGCGCCGCCCGCTTCGGGTCGCCCGGGATCGCGAGGTCGACGTCGTCCGTCTCGCGCCCCAGCAGCGCGTCGCGCACGGCGCCGCCGACCAGCCACGCGGTCTCCCCCGCAAGCGCCGTCCGCGCGATCTCGAGCGCCTCGCTCATCTCTAAAGGCCCTGGGCCTTTACGTACTCGCGCGGCACGCGGGCCGTCAAGCCGCACGTGATCTCGTAGTTGATCGTGCCCAGCTTGGCCGCCATGTCCTCGGCCGGGAGGCCCGGGCCGATCAGGACCGCCTCGGTACCGCGCTCGACCGGCTCGTCACCGAGGTCGACGGTGATGTTGTCCATTGACACCGTGCCCGCCAGCGGGACCCGGCGACCGTCGACGAGCACCTCGCCGCGCCCGGTCAGCCCGCGCCGGTACCCGTCGCCGTAGCCGATCGGGATCGTGCCGATCCAGGTGTCGCGCTCGGCGATGAAGCGCCGTCCGTAGCCGACGCTGTCGCCGACCCGCGCGCGCTTGACCTCCGCGACGTAGCTGACCAGCGACAGCGCCGGCTCGAGCCCGTGGTCGGCGGGGTCGCGGTGGAACGGGTCCAGGCCGTAGATGGCGATCCCGCAGCGCATCAGGT encodes the following:
- a CDS encoding LacI family DNA-binding transcriptional regulator is translated as MAQVAKLAGVSVTTVSHVINGTRPASEATRAAVQAAIDRTGYRPNTLARALARGGTQSLGLAISGLSNPYFMDVVAAVEAAAGVAGHTLLLGDTREDPEHELRIVRTLAERQVDGLLLAPSVGALETTLPWLESAEVPVVLLDRFLDVPLDQVGCDNEQPTAKLVDHLIEVGHTRIAMAIGIPGLSTTDERVRGYRMALDRAGVPFDPDLVADGGSQRDQAREAMHALLDLDEPPTAVVSGNNFMTIGLLRAINERGLRVPDDIALVAFDDFEWADLFAPRLTVIRQPTSELGSRAVELLLSRLEDPSAPIRHERLDATFVHRDSCGCHAAAGATATA
- a CDS encoding GNAT family N-acetyltransferase; this translates as MIAFGGAGVEAELARIVNAAYETGEVGIWRPGWQRVTADRMHELVAAGEIAVAWDGDTPVGCVRVQRLDERTAMFGMLSVDPAAHGSGLGRALIAFAEGAYDVAEMELELLIPRGAPHPSKVRLHDWYSRLGYHQTGRRDFEEPDLTRPADLFVYRKTLCAVTP
- a CDS encoding CCA tRNA nucleotidyltransferase gives rise to the protein MSEALEIARTALAGETAWLVGGAVRDALLGRETDDVDLAIPGDPKRAARAIAKASGGTSFQLSGAFGAWRVVAPEHAWHVDLVTLRDDDILADLAIRDFTINAMAQPLGGGELVDPHGGREDLQRRVVRMVSAQALEEDPLRSLRAVRIAVELELEIDPATGAAAAEHASGIARVASERVFAELKRVVSADAVRRGLDVMEAYGLTQVVLPELVELRGVEQSRFHHADVYDHTLEVLDSVALLQRDPVAAGLDEGVRDLLAEPLSDDLTRGEALRWAALLHDAAKPATRGFHGGRVTFMGHDAAGAELVRDVLGRLKASTRLRDYVAAVTLHHLDAGFLVHERPLDRRAVWRYLRATQPWSADTTIFTVADRLATRGDNAGPAIEAHLEVVRDLLAAAREEDAAGPIRPLVRGDELIKEAGVPAGKQLGTILAQLEEDRYAGAITTREDALERARELAG